A single region of the Oleispira antarctica RB-8 genome encodes:
- a CDS encoding Aconitate hydratase, fragment — translation MGNQEKAEAGDTVLATSTRLFQGRVVEDSTEKKGESLLGSTPMVVLASILGRFPTIAEYKEAVDGINLTSFAPPSEDLARPAIPLKAV, via the coding sequence ATGGGTAACCAAGAGAAAGCAGAAGCTGGTGATACTGTATTAGCTACTTCTACTCGTCTTTTCCAAGGCCGTGTTGTTGAAGACTCTACTGAGAAGAAAGGTGAATCTCTACTAGGTTCAACTCCAATGGTTGTATTGGCTTCTATCCTAGGCCGTTTCCCAACGATTGCTGAGTACAAAGAAGCGGTTGATGGTATTAACCTAACAAGCTTCGCGCCACCGTCTGAAGACCTAGCGCGTCCAGCAATTCCTCTTAAAGCTGTTTAA